Proteins encoded together in one Saccopteryx leptura isolate mSacLep1 chromosome 7, mSacLep1_pri_phased_curated, whole genome shotgun sequence window:
- the PPIG gene encoding peptidyl-prolyl cis-trans isomerase G isoform X1, giving the protein MGIKVQRPRCFFDIAINNQPAGRVVFELFSDVCPKTCENFRCLCTGEKGTGKSTQKPLHYKSCLFHRVVKDFMVQGGDFSEGNGRGGESIYGGFFEDESFAVKHNKEFLLSMANRGKDTNGSQFFITTKPTPHLDGHHVVFGQVISGQEVVREIENQKTDAASKPFAEVRILSCGELVPKSKAKKEEKKRHKSSSSSSSSSDSDSSSDSQSSSDSSDSESASGEKSKKRKKKHRKNSRKHKKEKKKRKKSKKSASSESEAENVDAQPQSTVRPEEIPPIPENRFLMRKSPPKADEKERKTRERDREREWYVNVHSNPPNSQPPSYQRRLLVTRSGRKIKGRGPRRYRTPSRSRSRDRFRRSETPPHWRQEMQRAQRMRVSSGERWIKGDKSELNEIKENQRSPVRVKEKKITDHRHVSESPNRKSEKEKKVKDHKSNSKERDIRRNSEKDDKYNKNKVKKRAKSKSRSKSKEKSKSKERDTKHHRHEEKKMRSRSKEKDHENAKEKEKSESKGKDQERSRSKEKSKQLESKSNEHDHNKSKEKDRHAQSRSREHDTTKSKHSYNSRTRERSRSRDRSRRVRSRSHDRDRSRSKEYHRYREQEYRRRGRSRSRERRATPGRSRSKDRRRRRRDSWSSEREESQSRNKEKYRNQESKSSHRKENSEGEKRVYSRSRDHNSSNNNRDKKAERDPSPFSKIKQSSQDNELKFSTLKNKEDEKTRSSVEKENQKSKGQENDHVHDKNKKFDHESSPGTDEDKSG; this is encoded by the exons ATGGGAATAAAGGTTCAGCGTCCACGATGTTTTTTTGACATCGCCATTAATAATCAACCAG ctggaagaGTTGTCTTTGAATTATTTTCTGATGTGTGCCCCAAAACATGTGAGAACTTCCGATGTCTTTGTACAG gtGAAAAAGGGACAGGGAAATCAACTCAGAAGCCATTGCATTATAAgagttgtctctttcatagagtTGTCAAAGATTTTATGGTTCAGGGTGGTGACTTTAGTGAAG GAAATGGACGAGGAGGAGAATCTATTTATGGAGGATTCTTTGAAG ATGAGAGTTTTGCTGttaaacacaacaaagaatttctcTTATCAATGGCCAACAGAGGAAAGGATACAAATGGTTCACAGTTTTTCAT AACAACGAAACCAACTCCTCATTTAGATGG GCATCATGTTGTTTTTGGACAAGTGATTTCTGGTCAAGAAGTTGTGAGGGAGATAGAAAACCAGAAAACAGACGCAGCTAGCAAACCATTTGCTGAGGTGCGGATACTCAGTTGTGGAGAGCTAGTCCCCAAATCTAAAG ctaagaaagaagaaaagaaaaggcataagtcatcctcctcctcatcatcatccAGTGACTCAGATAGCTCAAGTGATTCTCAGTCCTCTTCTGATTCTTCTGATTCTGAAAGTGCTTCTGGCGAGaaatcaaaaaaaagaaaaaagaaacatagaaaaaattcccgaaaacataagaaagaaaagaagaagcgaaagaaaagcaagaaaag CGCATCAAGTGAAAGTGAGGCTGAAAATGTTGATGCACAACCGCAGTCTACTGTCCGTCCAGAAGAGATCCCTCCTATACCTGAAAATAGATTTCTAATGAGAAAAAGTCCTCCTAAagctgatgaaaaagaaagaaaaaccagagaaagagacagggaaagagagtggTATGTGAATGTGCACAG TAATCCACCTAACTCCCAGCCCCCTTCATACCAGAGGCGACTTTTAGTAACTAGGTCTGGCAGGAAAATTAAAGGAAGAGGACCAAGG CGTTATCGAACTCCATCTAGATCCAGATCAAGGGATCGTTTCAGACGTAGTGAGACTCCTCCACATTGGAGGCAAGAAATGCAAAGAGCTCAAAGAATGAGAGTATCAAGTGGTGAAAGATGGATCAAAGGGGATAA gagtgagttaaatgaaattaaagaaaatcaaagaagcCCAGTTAgagtaaaagagaagaaaattactGATCACAGGCATGTGTCTGAGAGTCcaaatagaaaaagtgaaaaggaaaagaaagttaaaGACCATAAATCTAACAgcaaagagagagacatcagAAGAAATTCAGAAAAGGATGACAAGTATAATAAAAACAAGGTGAAGAAAAGGGCTAAATCTAAAAGTAGGAGTAAAAGCAAAGAGAAATCAAAGAGTAAGGAAAGGGATACAAAGCATCATAGACATGAAGAAAAGAAGATGAGGTCAAGGAGTAAAGAAAAGGATCATGAGaatgctaaagaaaaagaaaagtctgaatctaaaggaaaagatcaAGAGAGGAGTAGAAGTAAAGAGAAGTCTAAACAGTTAGAATCTAAAAGTAATGAGCATGAtcataataaaagtaaagaaaaggatAGACATGCACAGTCTAGGAGTAGAGAGCATGATACAACTAAAAGCAAACACAGTTACAATAGTAGGACAAGGGAACGAAGCAGAAGTAGGGACAGGAGCAGAAGAGTGCGATCCAGAAGCCATGACCGAGATCGCAGCAGAAGCAAGGAGTaccacagatacagagaacaggaaTACAGGAGAAGAGGAAGATCACGGAGCCGAGAGAGAAGAGCAACGCCAGGAAGATCGAGAAGTAAAGACAgacggaggaggaggagagattcatggagctcagagagagaagaaagtcaaagcagaaacaaagagaaatatagaaaCCAAGAAAGTAAGAGttcacacagaaaagaaaattctgaggGTGAGAAGAGAGTGTACTCTAGAAGTCGTGATCATAATAGTTCAAATAATAACAGGGATAAAAAGGCTGAAAGAGATCCAAGtccattctcaaaaataaaacaaagtagtcAGGACAATGAATTAAAGTTCTCCACATTGAAAAATAAGGAGGATGAGAAGACCAGGTCCTCagtggaaaaagaaaaccaaaaatcaaAGGGTCAAGAAAACGACCATgtacatgataaaaataaaaaatttgatcaTGAATCAAGCCCTGGAACAGATGAAGACAAAAGTGGATGA
- the PPIG gene encoding peptidyl-prolyl cis-trans isomerase G isoform X2 gives MGIKVQRPRCFFDIAINNQPAGRVVFELFSDVCPKTCENFRCLCTGEKGTGKSTQKPLHYKSCLFHRVVKDFMVQGGDFSEGNGRGGESIYGGFFEDESFAVKHNKEFLLSMANRGKDTNGSQFFITTKPTPHLDGHHVVFGQVISGQEVVREIENQKTDAASKPFAEVRILSCGELVPKSKAKKEEKKRHKSSSSSSSSSDSDSSSDSQSSSDSSDSESASGEKSKKRKKKHRKNSRKHKKEKKKRKKSKKSASSESEAENVDAQPQSTVRPEEIPPIPENRFLMRKSPPKADEKERKTRERDRERECNPPNSQPPSYQRRLLVTRSGRKIKGRGPRRYRTPSRSRSRDRFRRSETPPHWRQEMQRAQRMRVSSGERWIKGDKSELNEIKENQRSPVRVKEKKITDHRHVSESPNRKSEKEKKVKDHKSNSKERDIRRNSEKDDKYNKNKVKKRAKSKSRSKSKEKSKSKERDTKHHRHEEKKMRSRSKEKDHENAKEKEKSESKGKDQERSRSKEKSKQLESKSNEHDHNKSKEKDRHAQSRSREHDTTKSKHSYNSRTRERSRSRDRSRRVRSRSHDRDRSRSKEYHRYREQEYRRRGRSRSRERRATPGRSRSKDRRRRRRDSWSSEREESQSRNKEKYRNQESKSSHRKENSEGEKRVYSRSRDHNSSNNNRDKKAERDPSPFSKIKQSSQDNELKFSTLKNKEDEKTRSSVEKENQKSKGQENDHVHDKNKKFDHESSPGTDEDKSG, from the exons ATGGGAATAAAGGTTCAGCGTCCACGATGTTTTTTTGACATCGCCATTAATAATCAACCAG ctggaagaGTTGTCTTTGAATTATTTTCTGATGTGTGCCCCAAAACATGTGAGAACTTCCGATGTCTTTGTACAG gtGAAAAAGGGACAGGGAAATCAACTCAGAAGCCATTGCATTATAAgagttgtctctttcatagagtTGTCAAAGATTTTATGGTTCAGGGTGGTGACTTTAGTGAAG GAAATGGACGAGGAGGAGAATCTATTTATGGAGGATTCTTTGAAG ATGAGAGTTTTGCTGttaaacacaacaaagaatttctcTTATCAATGGCCAACAGAGGAAAGGATACAAATGGTTCACAGTTTTTCAT AACAACGAAACCAACTCCTCATTTAGATGG GCATCATGTTGTTTTTGGACAAGTGATTTCTGGTCAAGAAGTTGTGAGGGAGATAGAAAACCAGAAAACAGACGCAGCTAGCAAACCATTTGCTGAGGTGCGGATACTCAGTTGTGGAGAGCTAGTCCCCAAATCTAAAG ctaagaaagaagaaaagaaaaggcataagtcatcctcctcctcatcatcatccAGTGACTCAGATAGCTCAAGTGATTCTCAGTCCTCTTCTGATTCTTCTGATTCTGAAAGTGCTTCTGGCGAGaaatcaaaaaaaagaaaaaagaaacatagaaaaaattcccgaaaacataagaaagaaaagaagaagcgaaagaaaagcaagaaaag CGCATCAAGTGAAAGTGAGGCTGAAAATGTTGATGCACAACCGCAGTCTACTGTCCGTCCAGAAGAGATCCCTCCTATACCTGAAAATAGATTTCTAATGAGAAAAAGTCCTCCTAAagctgatgaaaaagaaagaaaaaccagagaaagagacagggaaagagagtg TAATCCACCTAACTCCCAGCCCCCTTCATACCAGAGGCGACTTTTAGTAACTAGGTCTGGCAGGAAAATTAAAGGAAGAGGACCAAGG CGTTATCGAACTCCATCTAGATCCAGATCAAGGGATCGTTTCAGACGTAGTGAGACTCCTCCACATTGGAGGCAAGAAATGCAAAGAGCTCAAAGAATGAGAGTATCAAGTGGTGAAAGATGGATCAAAGGGGATAA gagtgagttaaatgaaattaaagaaaatcaaagaagcCCAGTTAgagtaaaagagaagaaaattactGATCACAGGCATGTGTCTGAGAGTCcaaatagaaaaagtgaaaaggaaaagaaagttaaaGACCATAAATCTAACAgcaaagagagagacatcagAAGAAATTCAGAAAAGGATGACAAGTATAATAAAAACAAGGTGAAGAAAAGGGCTAAATCTAAAAGTAGGAGTAAAAGCAAAGAGAAATCAAAGAGTAAGGAAAGGGATACAAAGCATCATAGACATGAAGAAAAGAAGATGAGGTCAAGGAGTAAAGAAAAGGATCATGAGaatgctaaagaaaaagaaaagtctgaatctaaaggaaaagatcaAGAGAGGAGTAGAAGTAAAGAGAAGTCTAAACAGTTAGAATCTAAAAGTAATGAGCATGAtcataataaaagtaaagaaaaggatAGACATGCACAGTCTAGGAGTAGAGAGCATGATACAACTAAAAGCAAACACAGTTACAATAGTAGGACAAGGGAACGAAGCAGAAGTAGGGACAGGAGCAGAAGAGTGCGATCCAGAAGCCATGACCGAGATCGCAGCAGAAGCAAGGAGTaccacagatacagagaacaggaaTACAGGAGAAGAGGAAGATCACGGAGCCGAGAGAGAAGAGCAACGCCAGGAAGATCGAGAAGTAAAGACAgacggaggaggaggagagattcatggagctcagagagagaagaaagtcaaagcagaaacaaagagaaatatagaaaCCAAGAAAGTAAGAGttcacacagaaaagaaaattctgaggGTGAGAAGAGAGTGTACTCTAGAAGTCGTGATCATAATAGTTCAAATAATAACAGGGATAAAAAGGCTGAAAGAGATCCAAGtccattctcaaaaataaaacaaagtagtcAGGACAATGAATTAAAGTTCTCCACATTGAAAAATAAGGAGGATGAGAAGACCAGGTCCTCagtggaaaaagaaaaccaaaaatcaaAGGGTCAAGAAAACGACCATgtacatgataaaaataaaaaatttgatcaTGAATCAAGCCCTGGAACAGATGAAGACAAAAGTGGATGA